Part of the Athalia rosae chromosome 2, iyAthRosa1.1, whole genome shotgun sequence genome, TTACTGCAGTCTTGCAGACATCGGCAAGACTATGGAACGTTTCTATTGACTCATTGTCATGGgagttttttgtgttttctgTGGATGACAGTGCAATATCTGAACACCCAACAGTAATAAATATAGCCTACTTTTCAATCGAAGATCTATGATAAATTCTCATTGACTTTGTTCTAAACTTCAGGATGGCGTATACATACGGTCTACATATTTAGAAGGTGCTGGTTGGGATAAAAGAAATTGCATGTTAACAGAACCTGCCCCGATGCAACTTGTGTGCAATATGCCTGTAATCTATTTTAGACCAAtggagattttcaaaaaaaagatcaaaggTGGGGCAAACTTAAACTTAATATACTTATGTTAGCAACacagtaaaaattttatgaaatatttgctTTAGTGGCAActacttacattttttttctctgtcagGATTATACAACTGTCcctgttattattatcctcaAAGATGTGGTGATCAGGGAAGACCGGCTTTTGTTGTAGCTGTAGATCTGAAAGCTGGGCCTGATGGACCAGATTTTTGGATTAAACGTGGAACCGCACTGTTATTAAGTCTcgctgtatgaaaaaatttttttatttgttaacATTGCAGGTAATAAtagtatgtatgtaggtatattattgaGAGGATCATTATGGCTACAACTTTCATCATTCATTCCGATATCATATGAAAGTTTAATGGAATTATAAACCTTCCTCTGAAAGATGACACACACGTATCAAATTATTGTATTTTCCTCTCGATTTCTCTCATTTAAATGATTATTTCAAATACTTGATATCGCCGGTTACTGTCAACGTCGACTGAAAACAACCTATACCATTCGCGACATCATCTGCAGATTTGTCTGCAGATGACTTCAGTGATCCCATGAACCTCCATGGTAACGAATTCAGATGGCGCAAAGTTGACAGTTCTggtcaacgaattcagacttgAATTCGTTGGTTCTGGTGGTAGCAGAGTTTATTTAACGAACTCTGATTTCTAAACTCAAATAGCCAAAAACGCATTGAAATGATTTCGAAAAGAGCGTTTTTGACaacacaaaaattgaaaaaattcaagtcggTAGTCTGTAgtgctttttttcgtttcttaggGCAAGAAGTTATTATTGATTGAAATCATTCAAGCTATACCGAAATGATCTAATATACAAATTAACTTCAgaagttcaaaaaaaaaagttgtaagACTTCATCGTGGTATGCAAATTTTCTCATCAGCTTTATTATGAAATGACTCAGAGACCATCGTAGTACAATAACGTAAGTAAACTTATAAATGATGTCTATTGTTGTCATCTACGATGACAAAGTTTAGTTTTATGTAACATATTGAAAATAGGAGAGCGTTTGTCGCCCATGAACAGAAATTGAAAAGCTAAGCGTAGATTATTATCTACTCAACCAATATCTAGTTAATAGCAACTAATATCGTTGTCAGAATATAAATGTTCATAATCATATAATTAACACTAGAAATGGAAGCTGATGAACATAGAacctcctccttcttcctATCAACTGTTTTTTGCAATTCTATGAGACCATGGTTTACATAATTTTTGTAACGTGACCACTCTGAGTTTTCTTGAGGAAAGTCTATTGTGTTGGTAGAATTAAGATCATCGAGAATCCTTGAGCTTGAGTTAGTCAGTCCCCTGTAAAATTCAGGATCATAAAAATGATGTTTAGTATGTTCAGAAGTACTAGTGATTGCTCCAACTTGTAGCAATTTTTGACTATCAGTACGTTGCtgagaagatttttcaatatcagTATTCATTAAGATGATAGAAacatcttttttaatttctgaaaACGACTTATTCACAAATATCTCAAAACTATTCAAGTCTATCAAGTCCTGACTTCTCATAATGCCAATGAAATgcattattgaattatttatttcactctTGAATGTTACCCAATCTTCAATTGTGATACTTGGAACTACGGATTTCAATTCTATGACAGCAATGTTTTTCTTGATATCAGAAAAAGTTTTGTTCGTCCTATTTTCAATTGTTCTATCGTCATTATCAGCTGAACTAATTGCGGTGTTGATTAAGCCTCTATTTTTAGATTCTATTTGGCCCTTTGTATCTGAACTAATGTTTAGTGAATTAATCATCGTTTTTAGTTCTGTAAAATGATTCAGAATTTGACTCGTTAAAACAGCCCATGATGAATCAGCTTCTTTTAgcactttatttttcttattcaattttattgcatTGGTCAatgttttgtttatttgttttttgaaatctAACCAATCATTGGTAATTACTTGTATTTCATCTTTTCCTAATTTTGGTTGTAAATCATTTATACTATCTTCAAGGATGCTGAGTGAATTATTGACGTACTGTCTAAAATAAGCGACATCCTTTAGAAGGCTTCCATTAACATCAAATCTAGTCTGCTTTATGGCATTATGTTCAGTTATCCACACTGGTACACTCCCGATATTTAAACTTTGTGTATTCATGATAGATTCACGTAAAACTGAGATTTGGTATTTCAACTGTTCAACTTGATCTCTGACCAACTTATCAAATAGAAGCCAATTCATGTGTCTGGGAACCATATATATAGTACTTCCAAAATATTGTACAGCAAAACTGAGTAATTCATATATTTCACTTTTGAAACTAAGCCAATCTTGTGATGCTGTCATTTCATCTTGGAAACTTAATATATGATTATTTATGTGATTTAAAGATGCAGAGACAAAACTTTTGACATTGCTATTTGTGTTGATATCCCCAAAATTCGTTTTAGTTGAATCACCAGCTACTATACTAACACTAAAGCGTAATTTAACTATTTCTCTCCTGATCTCATTGAGAGTCGCATTGAAGTAACCACGTAAATCAATCCAAACATTCTCACCTATATTTTCTCTAGTTGCATTAACCCTATCGATGATATCTTGTATTGTTTCATTAATATCACTCTTTAGCACCTCCCAATCCGATAATGCAGTCGAAGCTAATTTAACTGATACaacatttcttctttctttccatcgATCCAGAGATGGGCCTGGAATATTTTGACATGACTCAATTGGATTGTCTGATCCGATTGCACGCATTACTTCTGGTTGAATCCGTGTAACTCCATCGGAACATTCGCATATCAGTTTAGCTAACGAAATTTTACGAATCTCTTGTAATTGATCTGAAAAGATCGGTTATCATTGAATTAAAAAGTATAGGACTTAATGACGTGAATACTTGTACTCGATAGATTACCTTTTGTAAAGGCCTGTGGAGCTTCGCTAGTCTCATACCAATATCGATCACCTTTTTGCAACCTCACAAACTGATCGGTTATAAGACACGTGAATGTCGGTCCTAAAAGTCCATCTCCCGAAGGTAACTCAGCCAATGCTCCGCTGTATAAATCGATATCATCTACAGAGTTGTATAACTTTGACATCGCTTCAAGTGCATCAGGGTCGAGATCATCtttcaaatctgaaaaatcattcggaCGACTAAGACCGCAGTGTTCTCTCCAGGCCGGATATCCCGGTAATCCGTGATCTCTGCCTCGTTGTATATTTAAAGACACCAAATCCAAACCACATGGGACCGAACTATTTGCAACAGGGTCTTCGAACATGTGTCTAGTCAGTTGTGAAGTAACATGTGTCGACGTTTGCTGTATAACATTGGTAGTGGCCGAAGTAATAGTGTCCTCAAAGCCACCTGGAGCATATAAACTGTAGGGATTAAAGAGCATTTTATGAAGCTTTATGTAAGACGTAGTTCCCTTTGCTGCGTTGGTTACTCTCATTAGACCCGGAAGCAGAGTGTGAGCAAACCTGAAGGCTGCTGCAGCAAATTCATTTGCAATCGTTGGATTTATTTTGGGATTATATTCCTCCCtataaccggaaatgagaGGTTTAAGATTATGTTTCTTCATAGCATTTTCACCAATAACTATGGGCAGGAATTCTTTATAACTAATATGCTGTAATTGAGCTGCAACTATACGTCGTGTTTCTTGATAAAGTATTTCATCATCCCATTGAGGATTTATGGATGACAATTGATCTGCAATTCGATTGTGTTGTCTTGCCCATAACAAATGCATGGTTGTTAGGTGGAGGTTTTCATTAGCCCTGGCATCTCCAGATGCAAAACAGTACCGGCCACGTGCATTTTCAACCTCCCGATTGCAGCCATCATTTGGATTTCGGCTTGGAGGAAGCAGAGTTCGATTATCCGGAGTTCTTTGCATTTCCAACCGACCTCCTACACCCTCACGAAGGGCTTTGGCTGCGGGCTCTGTTGCTCCGTAAACTAGAGAGGCATCGATGAATGCACTGACCTGATTGAGCTGTTGTCGAGGTGCAAGTTTACATTGTGGTGCTGGTGCAGATCTCACAAATTCCATGCAAGTATTTCCTGTGTAATCGTAAACAGGATCTCCAGGACCTACGCTAACGGGAAAGCACTCCGGATGTCTACTTGCTGGCGGACAACATGCTAAAGAGCTACCATTAGTTCCTTGACTTATAGCAGTCGCTGTTATATCGTGGTCAAAGAACTGTCCAAATACAGCTAACATTACAGTGAACGATGGATTCGAACTCGGTGAAGGTGGGTGAACCAGAAGACTGACTTCTCTTGCCGATGGTAAAGTGCTCCCCATTTTCCCATCTCTCGGTAAGTTTAGTCCATCGGCATACTCTGGTGGGAGAGATCTTCTGAAGGGTGTGAAAGCGGAGCCCCACTGTTTTTTATGATTGCAAGTGCCATCTAAGCTCCGGTATTTATCTCTTGTGCATATTAAATTGGAAAACTCCTTGCAGGTTCCACCTGGTGCCCAACCACCATCAAAGTATGATCCAATGGAGGATTTTTCTCCACGTAGTAGCCTACCACTTTCGATAGTGCGCGTTGCAGCTATTTCAGCAAGTCCTGCGAGGGCGAGACGACCGGCAAAAACACTTGTACTAACAGCAAACTGGTGTCTGGAATTCGGCGAAGGATTTATAAGAGGGGTAGCTTCCGCATCAGCTTCCTCGCGCCTTTTTATTGCTTTATGACCTGCTGTCAGACCGCTTTGCCATTCGAGGTCAGTTAAtgcattcgaatttttatcttcgttgTTGATGTGGGATGGCGGAAGCTTCCAATTAGATTGTAGTAGATGAGGTGGTTTTTCGTTGTTGGGAGATGTAATGTTGGAATCATTAATAGCCTGATTCACCGAATAACTGACTGTTATCACCAGAGCCATCATGAATAGAGCtctgtaattttgaaaatacatattGTGAATGAATGTATAAGAAGCATAGCAACGAACTGTAATCCAATTCAGAACACTCACAGTAAAGTAGCACAGACACAGCACTGGAAATGTCGAACTCTTGTGGTTCGCGTTCgtagaatatttgaaaattctacgtAATTTGATGAATCTGTTGGCCGCGTTAGCGGCGTTCTCTCCGTTGCAGCcattcaaatttgaatttcgaggATTGGTTCGAATCTACGGCGAAactagaattgaaaaaaaactcagtTTCAAATCGAAAAACCATCCATGCCGTGATTATCCccacttttttgaactttattCAGATTTCTACAGCGATTATGAACCGCAcatcaacaaaaaatttttgttggtaTTAAAAATTCTATATCAACGAATATGAAATCTATTAATCCGGTGTACCGGTTATCAAATGATCGCCTGGATGCGTTACACAGCGCGTCCAAGAGAAGACTGGTTCCGTTGCGTAAGCTATCCATAGGGCTGCAAGGAGAAATATGAGTGGATTTTTTTCCTGTGGCCAATCGAGGATAccttacgttatacgtatattcgttgGGAGTAATATCTGTCGACAGAAACTACAGACcataatatgaaaataaaacattaaGATTCCTCTGTATCACGCGGAGTGTTAATAACACCTTCAGGTGATCAGATTTCGAAATCTCATCGTGCAGACAATCATTTTATAATTCGCATgactgataaaaatttctgctcagaggaaaaaaagaggagaattcGATCCAAATAATGTTTCGACAGATCTGGAAAAAATCGCTCAGCTAAAGTATAAATACAAATCATAATAAGTACTCAAAACTCGGATTCGATATCCTTTCATTTCGTTAATAAGTCAAATGCCCTGTGATATTGACTTGATACGACAGAAAATCCAATCGATATCTCTTTCCATCCACATAAGGCGTGTGAAAGGTAACATGATATCTTCTACTAAGGCTTCTTTTACTCTCGACCCTGTGGGCTTCCACCCTcccatattatatatgtatttaatgTCGTCATCCGCATATCCGTATTGTGCCGCTTTATACTTGTCTTCACTGGATATCCTGAAGACCTATCAATTTAGAAGTTAGAATATACAGCAACTTTGGCCCTGGAGTCACATGCTGAATCCTAAACATAAAGGTGCAAGTCTAAGGATTTATACTTCCTCTCGATACCTTTAAATCGATACACGATGAGCAAGAATTTGTACCCAACTCACTCGAAAcctcttccaattttttcggaggattacaaatattatcagaatttttcaaaactgaagaaaatttcagtatGCTTTGACTGATCATGATTGTATTTGTATTGTTGGAGTTAACGACCCTATCACATTACAGAGATTAGTAATTTGATCAAATATTGATTATAGAAAATACTAAATAGATTAAAAAGTGAAACTGGAGCAAACAACTTTTACgtgttatttttctatttattctaTGCAGAAGAAGCTGCATCGTTTCGACGCTCGTAACTCAAGCCACTGTTCTTGATTTGGAACATACATCTCAGCTGGCATTCGTTCGAGGCCCAGTGACTCTGGAGATCCACTGGCACTATTAGATCGAACTGatacagaaaaattatagatgAGAAAAGGAATTCTCGACAAATTCGGATTTGGGAATAACGTGCAATTACCTGGTTTTTTACGCATAGTTATGGCTTCTCCAGGATGTCTTAAAAGTAGACGACCAACTCCTTCGCATCTGCGAAGAACTTCGTTCTTCAGCAGATGACCTTTGACTGTTTGCGATATAATTGAGCACTCCATCAGCCAAGTCTTGACGAAAGCAAAATCCGTTAATAACTGTAACGCTCCCCACTCACTtgatcaaataaaacaaaaactagaATTAAAATCaggtcaaaatttttaattatgttgatattatatttcatgATGCACCTGAATTTAATTCGATGTAGGTAAATGTAATCAAGCCAAGACTCGCacataatttttaaaatcatatTTGATATTTCATAGTCTTCGACCACCTCTAATACAGGCAGTAAAACTTTTTCTGAAAGAATTCCAAAGAATATCATTGAATCATCATACCTTGAGAAGCTAACTACTGAGTTTACCAAGATATGTAGCAACATAGAAACTCTGCATTGTAGGGGCAGCGTCGGTATTATTCCTCCAGTAAATTGGTCTTGGGAAGCACATATGCAAATTCGCCAAGCTCACTGTTCGACATATCTTTGCTAAAGTTTGAATACATTTTAACGGCGAATCCTGCGAGTATAATAAGCAGATGATATTCAAATACTCACTTATTCAGAAACTGAATAttattggtttttcttttcaaatttatacctTAAGTAACTGGATGTTAGCATTGACTTCAGAAGCTATTTTAGCTCTCATTCTTGTACACACATAAACTTGAACATTCACAGATTCTGACGCTAGGGCATTTGTGTGGTCAGCAAGCTGCAAAAGATTCGATGAATCTACAGTTTAAATGGAGCCAGTGGATATAACATTACCTTGAGATATGATAGCTCCTCGATACAATTTTTGAGGTCCCCACGaaccaagagaaaaaatgcaTTTAAGTCCCAAGTATGAGCGATACGACTGGCCTCCTGCATAGCCCAAAGTCGCATCATGTGTACAGAATGATCCATTCTATGCAAAACCATAATTTGCTCCGAAATTGGAAGTTCAATTAACGGTGCACCAACTACCCACTCCCCACCAACTTCACACTCATTACTGAGCGATACAAGCAGGGCAAACAATTCGGCAAACATTTGACCTGTATCCGTCCCCTTGAAATGAAGATAGATTATTGAAAATCCATCATCGTTATTTCACAGTCCATCATTTATTAACTAATCACCTCAGTCGATAGTGGCTTCGATTGACAATTGAAAGCAGACGTGTATGCGCTTCGGAATATCTGATCCCATGCTGTAGTCGTCACATGGCACCCCAAGGCATCGCAAAGGTTTTGTAGAGCAGGCGACACAGTGGGTGGTACTGTTTCAAAAGGCGAATCGGtgctatttatttttagattatattattatatggtAAATTGGAATTTTACCCTCGTTTGCTTGGATAAACTGATGCAACCAATCTTTAAGGTGAAGAGCACCTTGACTGTGGCGGGATGCAAGTGCCTCTGGAGACCACCAAAGAACGACATGATCCAGAATGCTAGATACAGCACCCCAAGCTACTTCTTGATAATAATCCGTAGCTTTTCTAAGTGCAGCTTTTCGCAGTCGGGATTCGCCTTAAACAAATTAACTTATAAATTATAGCGACGCTATGAGATCTATGAAGCCACAAAGCTTTGTTAGTTTTGTTTACCTTGATTCACTTTTATGGCTCCGAGACCAAACAACTTGGGGGACAACTCTTTAGCTACATTTAATAGATTGACAATGAGCTCATTTTGAGCATTGACCAATGTTTGTATGCTCTCTATATTTGATATGACAGTGCCAGGTAGAGTTACACTTGCAATGGGTGGAGTCATATGTTTTGTAAGAGCACtgcaagaaataaaaataaatgttaatttttgtaaaGATCACGTTCAAGTACCTTACCGGTAAATTTCTATACTGGAGTTCTCTGAAATTTCTGCATCTGCAAAAGTAGTAGATTTTAACTCTGTCTTTCCATCCTCAGGATGATAATTCGCCAGTAAACACTCTATAAGTTCATGACAGTAATCTTCTGCTCTATTTTTCGCTAAAATctcgaattgaaaatgaaattaatattaatcaGTTTTTAGAAATCAATATATCAAGCACAACTTtattataaagaaaaatctttgcaGCTCACCTGCAATAATCGCGTTATAGATATTTTCTTCAACGGTTCTATCATGCTAGGGCAGTcattgtgaaaaatattagtAGACAGATCTGTTACGTCAAGATCTAGATCAAGGATCTTATTGTATGTATTGACAAATCTAAAATGTGTGGATaaagtttgatgaaaattccaaTAACATGGGCCAGCAATAAACATTGAACACTTACCTGAAAATGCTATTCAGCAACACATCATGCTTACAGTCAAGAATATCGTTAATTAAGTCTCGGGTGATCTTTGCAACCACATTGAGTCTCCGTTTGATAAGAGTTTTAAAATGCTCAACCTTATACTTGTGAACAGGATGTTTCTGATACGCAACTTGTTTTATAGATTCATAGTCTTTCAATAATGCTTCTAAACTTGTTAGGATGTCTTCCAAGTTCTTCAAAATACAGTggtaaataataatgtaaaacaaataatgattgataccttcaattttttcagttttcgagaCTACAAACCTTGTGATAACAATTATTTGAGCTTTCGATTTCTCCAGTTgtcgaaataatttcttctGTAAGTTTCCGCATAgatttatgtaataataaacaaTTCTCATACCACTCTTCAAGCATAGAATTAACTGGTGGTAGCCACTTGGCCACATTAGTTCTATAGTTGTTGTCCATGACTCCGGAGAATTCAATTCACAGTTTGTTTAAATCTAACAACTCAAGATAAGCTTTCCGAATCTTATTATTCACTTGGACTGAATTTGTCACTTTTGTCATTTCAGGCTTACCTGTTGAATCGCTGGAAACAGATTATGATAAACCTTTCTCAATAGCGATCAAACAGTCTGTTGCTGTTGGCAACCTATGCAGGTATGATACAGCGAGAAAACATTGACTATcttaagggaagaaaaatgttgaTGACATGTTAAAACTATGAaggtaattatattttatttaataacaatattatatgattcaatttataTCTGTGTTaattgtgtaaatatatataatatgtaatgGATATAGATTATAGTACTAATAATCCAATTATAATACATTCATATATTAAGAGATTAGCTTTATTCTCTGAATCCAATCTTTGTCTATTGCCTATAGCACAAGAACAATTCAAGATTAAAGGCGTTTGaataagaatatttttatcgaagcGACTTGGTATTGAAATTATCCAACTGAtagttgttattatttttttttttcgtagcaAATGCTTCACTCATTAGTTTACCTTTAGTTTGCATAAGGACAATCAATCAcaacaattaataatttttacaaagATGGATATTGTATGATAAGAATCCTACTGCCGAAGAGAAGtgagaatgacaaaaataacCCATACACGAAACAAATTTATAGTCTGattggaacgaagaaaaatttttggtatcATCTTTTGACAAGATAAAATATGCGACGGGTTTATCGTTGAGTAATATAACTAATAAATAAGCTTTgcatttctttaattttaagCTTAATAAATATCACAAACTTAATTAAGTTCTAGTATGTAATTATTGTAGTGTAATGTGATGTTTGGAAGCAAATTAACTCCATTGAAGTTGAACCAAGTGGGGGATGATATTACTGATCTGAACAATAAAGGAAGAGGAATTgtgaatcaattttaaaactcTGTTTATGATAATTTCTGCTAAAAACATGTTTACATCTTTATATTTCAATGCtacaaaggaagaaaaacaatttcaaatcGGGAGGTAATGTTCTGTTTCGTAGAAATAGTTAAATAAATTGTATGTCAGATTTTTTCCCAATAATATGCACGTTAGACTTGATTTATAAGCATTCTATTGATTAATTAGATATTTTTGTTTagttttatctatttatttttttgttttattcaggAAAGATAGTTTCCTGTCAGGCACAGAGACATATTTACAGTTTATTTATATTAGATTTATACAATCATTATATTAAGCCAGTCATTTACTTGTTGATGTTTGCAAGATGGAGTTAGAAAAATTCACTGCCCAGAAATCATTCAATGAACAATTTGGTTATGCATAAGATTCTAGAACAGTGAAATAGATTTCACAATCAATATTTCCGTGTAGCCTGCAACTTGCCAGATTTAAAAAGCACAACTTACCTAATTAGAAGCTGTAGCTGTTGCAGTAGGCGCATGTGTTGCTGCTGGAACAGGTTCTTCAGTAacgattcgtcgatttttttttatccgtttcCATTCACCATTTGTGTAATTCATCTGGAAATGTGTCTCAACGAGCATAGAAACTGTACTACCATCGGGCTGCGTCACTTCCTCTATATTCTCCGACAGCATCACTGTTACTATATTACCCAGCTTCGGACAAGGAttgtctgaagaaaaaaattgaagatgtgcgtacaattttttataagttAGATATCCCATAAACATCATACAAGGGATCTTACCTCTCGAACCAGCCATAAAACCAAGTATGACTGCTTTTTCTGGTCTCGTAACTTTATTTGTACCTCGGAATAAGTCTTGGGCTTCAAGCATTTGGTCTCTCTGTGAAGTGAAAAGGGGACAGATTATCGTTTCTGTGAAAATTAGAATTTCGTGTCATAGAAATGAGAATgcaatatattttaccgtaaGTGTTAAGCCTTTTCGAGTGTTGGCAGCAGCATTAGCAGGTGGTGCTGTAGTCTGAATTCGAATTTGTGTGACAGTTTGAGTTGGTCTGACACTTTGTACATTGACAGGCGTTGTTTCGATTATAGCTGAAGGTGCTGTATTAACCACCGGCAACACAGAGTTTGGTGCTGTTGGCGTTACAGGGGttgaaactgaaataaaatagtcaAAGATATCAGAGATTGGAAGGTCCCGGCAATGCTGATGGTTTCAGAACATGGTAAAACATTTAAGACTTACGAGCTTGTGCAGTACCAGTTGCCACAACAGTGGAAGGTGTACTAccaggtgtagcataagtctGTGTAGATGCAACAGGAGTAGCCGGTGGATTTAGAGGAGCCAATCCTTGGGCGTATTCTGGAGTTGTAGGCGTTTCTGGTACAGCTGGTGCTGTCgttgctgcagcagcagcagctgcttGAGCTTCTGCAGCCTTCTTTTGTTGCTCTTCCAATTCAAGCatacgttttcgttttttagcTTGCGCGTAGCCTAGAGGTTGCTCATTTATATCAAGTAGTTTTATTCCACCATCTTTACGAATTCGACTTCCTATAGGCGTACGATTAGACATTGACGGACTAGTCAAAGAAGGTGAACGGAAGCCACTCGTCGGAACTCTGCTTGGTATTCCCTTCAATGGagctgaaaaaattaacaaattggTTCTCTTGGTATGTCTGCtatcaaaaatattctgatttcatcaaatgattaaaaattattctcactTGTATCTGTCATCTTTCTGGGCATACCACGACTTCGTACAGGTACAGTAGGAgctgtacttttttttaaattactaGCTGCATCAGCACTCTTTTGTAATAACTCAGCGCGGAGTGCGGCACTTTTAGGTTTTCTTTTGAGAGTGAAATGTTTAACTGGTGCCGGTTGCTGTCCAACTACTGAGGCTAGTGCAGTTTTATTCAGATAATGACATTCAAGTGGAAGCATGGAAGCATCATTTTGCTTTTTAACGAGCTTTCTAAGGT contains:
- the LOC125499815 gene encoding dynein axonemal heavy chain 2-like; the protein is MLTEPAPMQLVCNMPVIYFRPMEIFKKKIKGLYNCPCYYYPQRCGDQGRPAFVVAVDLKAGPDGPDFWIKRGTALLLSLAV
- the LOC105692557 gene encoding peroxidase, which codes for MAATERTPLTRPTDSSNYVEFSNILRTRTTRVRHFQCCVCATLLALFMMALVITVSYSVNQAINDSNITSPNNEKPPHLLQSNWKLPPSHINNEDKNSNALTDLEWQSGLTAGHKAIKRREEADAEATPLINPSPNSRHQFAVSTSVFAGRLALAGLAEIAATRTIESGRLLRGEKSSIGSYFDGGWAPGGTCKEFSNLICTRDKYRSLDGTCNHKKQWGSAFTPFRRSLPPEYADGLNLPRDGKMGSTLPSAREVSLLVHPPSPSSNPSFTVMLAVFGQFFDHDITATAISQGTNGSSLACCPPASRHPECFPVSVGPGDPVYDYTGNTCMEFVRSAPAPQCKLAPRQQLNQVSAFIDASLVYGATEPAAKALREGVGGRLEMQRTPDNRTLLPPSRNPNDGCNREVENARGRYCFASGDARANENLHLTTMHLLWARQHNRIADQLSSINPQWDDEILYQETRRIVAAQLQHISYKEFLPIVIGENAMKKHNLKPLISGYREEYNPKINPTIANEFAAAAFRFAHTLLPGLMRVTNAAKGTTSYIKLHKMLFNPYSLYAPGGFEDTITSATTNVIQQTSTHVTSQLTRHMFEDPVANSSVPCGLDLVSLNIQRGRDHGLPGYPAWREHCGLSRPNDFSDLKDDLDPDALEAMSKLYNSVDDIDLYSGALAELPSGDGLLGPTFTCLITDQFVRLQKGDRYWYETSEAPQAFTKDQLQEIRKISLAKLICECSDGVTRIQPEVMRAIGSDNPIESCQNIPGPSLDRWKERRNVVSVKLASTALSDWEVLKSDINETIQDIIDRVNATRENIGD
- the LOC105692494 gene encoding negative elongation factor A encodes the protein MANVRDSDTSLWLHNKLGTSNDSWTGSSICSQLNAEVLRNIKDCFPDLQTQVKLKLLLSFFHLQRRNVEEWRVELEEIIEVASLDSELWVSMLSEAMKTFPSTGSLNTDISDLDEHRPIFGELVNDLRKLVKKQNDASMLPLECHYLNKTALASVVGQQPAPVKHFTLKRKPKSAALRAELLQKSADAASNLKKSTAPTVPVRSRGMPRKMTDTTPLKGIPSRVPTSGFRSPSLTSPSMSNRTPIGSRIRKDGGIKLLDINEQPLGYAQAKKRKRMLELEEQQKKAAEAQAAAAAAATTAPAVPETPTTPEYAQGLAPLNPPATPVASTQTYATPGSTPSTVVATGTAQALSTPVTPTAPNSVLPVVNTAPSAIIETTPVNVQSVRPTQTVTQIRIQTTAPPANAAANTRKGLTLTRDQMLEAQDLFRGTNKVTRPEKAVILGFMAGSRDNPCPKLGNIVTVMLSENIEEVTQPDGSTVSMLVETHFQMNYTNGEWKRIKKNRRIVTEEPVPAATHAPTATATASN
- the LOC105692483 gene encoding coiled-coil domain-containing protein 142, producing MDNNYRTNVAKWLPPVNSMLEEWYENCLLLHKSMRKLTEEIISTTGEIESSNNCYHKNLEDILTSLEALLKDYESIKQVAYQKHPVHKYKVEHFKTLIKRRLNVVAKITRDLINDILDCKHDVLLNSIFRFVNTYNKILDLDLDVTDLSTNIFHNDCPSMIEPLKKISITRLLQILAKNRAEDYCHELIECLLANYHPEDGKTELKSTTFADAEISENSSIEIYRALTKHMTPPIASVTLPGTVISNIESIQTLVNAQNELIVNLLNVAKELSPKLFGLGAIKVNQGESRLRKAALRKATDYYQEVAWGAVSSILDHVVLWWSPEALASRHSQGALHLKDWLHQFIQANEVPPTVSPALQNLCDALGCHVTTTAWDQIFRSAYTSAFNCQSKPLSTEGTDTGQMFAELFALLVSLSNECEVGGEWVVGAPLIELPISEQIMVLHRMDHSVHMMRLWAMQEASRIAHTWDLNAFFLLVRGDLKNCIEELSYLKLADHTNALASESVNVQVYVCTRMRAKIASEVNANIQLLKDSPLKCIQTLAKICRTVSLANLHMCFPRPIYWRNNTDAAPTMQSFYVATYLEKVLLPVLEVVEDYEISNMILKIMCESWLDYIYLHRIKFSEWGALQLLTDFAFVKTWLMECSIISQTVKGHLLKNEVLRRCEGVGRLLLRHPGEAITMRKKPVRSNSASGSPESLGLERMPAEMYVPNQEQWLELRASKRCSFFCIE